The Canis lupus dingo isolate Sandy chromosome 34, ASM325472v2, whole genome shotgun sequence genome contains the following window.
AGCAACATATACATAGGCAATGCCGAGTCACAGAATGCAAACAAGATCAATTAGAAATTGTACTGTGATAGCCacatattttggagaaaaattcCCAAGCCAGACGAATGTGGATTGGGATAAAAACATAGGCGGTGTATACCACCATAGCGAAAATAGTTAGTAAGATGGTATTGAACATGGATTGTTCCCAGGGCTCCAACACGGCACAGCAGCTGATGATTTGGTATTGATAGTAGAGCCAGGAGAAATAGTCCTTCACACGCTTGAAATCCATGGTTGGCTCCTTCAAGCTGCAATAAGTCTGTCCTGTTAacagattagaagaaaaataaggagcCGAACACAGAATCTCCTTAGATTTTCATGATCTCAGAATGTTAATGATCATTGGATGGATCACTTTTAGGATTCCTACGTAGAAATAATTCACAGTATATTAATCATAGGAATTCATAACATTGTCACTATGAATAAGAATTACTACTAGGATTAAGGGCAACCATATTATTAATAACAGtaatatttggggcacctgggtggctcagcgcttgagcatctgcctttggctcaggtcatgaccctggggtcctgggatcaggtcctgcattgtGCCTCTTCTGCTTACTCCTgagaagcaggagcctgcttctccctctgcctgtgtctctgcctctctctctgcctctcatgaataaataaataaaatcttaaaaagaaataatagtaacaTTTATCTAAAAATGATAATTGCTAGTCTagtgaaaatatctaaaaatgaagGATAACCACATTTTCCTTAGCCATGTATACAAAGAGTGAGGAGTGTGAATATTCTATTTCCTACAACATGTATTCTGAAAGATTTAAAGAACAATGTACAGAGAAGAGTTGATATAGCAAGCCTGAGGCTGCTATTTTTAGAAAGGTCTGCTTGCAAGTTTTTGGCCCTTGGCTGGCATCTGGGAACTTGGCTtttggaatgttctctctatTCCCTGATGGTTAAGGATGATTCACGATGCCTAAACTGTGCAAACACCGTAATTTATGGTGAACACCTACTTTATTCTGGAAGTCTGAAATTTTGGCAATTGTCAGGCAAAGAGTGTCCACAGAACCAGCCCCGATAAAAACCCTGGTGCTGAGTCTCTAATGAGCTTCTCTGGGCAGCAATATTGTGTATGTATCACTGCACTTTTTGCTAGTGGAGAAAGAAGCACACTTGGTCTGTCCAATCATGGGAGTGCCCAGATTCCTAAgccacagaaaccatgagatGGTCAATGGTCACTGTTTTCAACTGTAAAAAGCAATCAATCAAACAGACAATAGATCTGAAGCACACCAACATGCGTTATACCAGCCAGTGGATGCTTGGTAAGACTTCGGTTGGATACTGCTAACAATTTAAagaatcaagatttttaaaagtttttctttccttgccagTTTTCCCGGCCCCTGGTGTCACTTCCCAGCACTCTCAGTAGCCAGCTCGGACTCGTAAAAGTGCTGGTACTGTCACATCTCACATCAGTCTCCTGAAGTCCAACAGTCAATAAAAGCCATTGATTTCTCCCCtcactttgattcttttttcccttattgATGACAAGCGCTTTTAAATATGGTTTATTAACTGTTTCTTAGGTAGCAAGGTAACTATATAAAttagtcacagggatgaaaagtacagtataagaaatatagtcaataataactaataactttgtatggtgactacacttCTGAGCGCCGGTGAGTGTGTTGAATTActgcattgtacacctgaaactaatataacattatatgtcaaccatagtttaaaaaaattactgatgcagttgaaaaaaaaaaagaaaatagaattatagtATGTTCTAGAATCTACGTGCATTTTTGCAGAATAAAGTGggataaaattttataaaacattaaaaaaaagaaaaggtgagaaGAGAGAGTTGGTTATTATTGGTAAACCATCTGCTGCAGTCTATTGTTAGAATAATACTATATTTAGGTTCTAGATTTGCTTAGGTAATATATTTCTACTTCCTTTTgagcccattttaaaatttcctttgggactacatccaaaattaaaaaaaagaaaaaaacacaaaaaacactcTTTAAGATGAGTAATGTGGGTAGAagaattcactcattcattaacAAATGCATTTTGAGTACTACTGTGTGATTTCTTCTGAACAGCAATGGCTTCAGAAGGAATCTGTCCCCAAAACTGCCGGCATTGTCTTGTTGGCATTGTCGACAGGAGGTGCTCTTATAGGCAGCACACTGG
Protein-coding sequences here:
- the SPTSSB gene encoding serine palmitoyltransferase small subunit B, giving the protein MDFKRVKDYFSWLYYQYQIISCCAVLEPWEQSMFNTILLTIFAMVVYTAYVFIPIHIRLAWEFFSKICGYHSTISN